The window GGAGCTTGCTGACCATCCTTGGTTTCTCGGGTGCCAGTTTCACCCGGAATTCAAATCCAGTCCCATGAAGCCGCATCCGCTGTTCCGGGATTTCATCAAAGCGGCTTTGCATAATAAATAAAAAGCTGCACTGGCTTACAGAGAAATTTTTCCGGAGTTTGTGTTACGATGAAATCCTTTACAATAGCGACAGTCTCGGGGGGGAAATCCGTACCTGTCGGGCCTGAGCATCCTCTTTTATTGCTGGCTGGCCCTTGTGCTTTGGAGTCTGGTGAATTGGGATGGCGGATTGCCACGGAAATGAAGGCGATATGTGAGAGATTAGGCATCTCATACGTCTTCAAGGCATCCTTTGATAAGGCAAATCGTACCTCCCTGGATTCCTTTCGTGGACCAGGGTTGCGAAACGGGTTGCGCCAACTGGATCGTATCCGCCAGGAAGTGGGCGTGCCGGTGGTCTCGGATGTCCATGAAACAAGCCAGATGGATCTTGCAGTAGATGCGCTTGATATTATTCAGATTCCGGCCTTTCTCTGTCGTCAAACCGATCTTCTTGTTGCTGCGGCAAAAACCGGAAAAACTGTGAACCTGAAAAAAGGGCAGTTTGTCTCTCCCTGGGATATGCAACATGCTGTGGAAAAATTGCGGGCTGCGGGCTGTGACCGGATTCTTCTGACAGAGCGGGGGGCGAGCTTCGGCTATAATAACTTGGTGGTGGATATGCGCTCGCTGCCTGTGATGCGTTCCTTTGGCTGCCCGGTTATCTTTGATGCCACCCATTCGGTGCAATTACCTGGTGGTATGGGCGGAAGCTCCGGTGGACAACGGGAGTTCATTCCTACCTTAACCAGGGCAGCCATAGCTGCGGGGATTGATGGACTCTTTATGGAGGTACATCCTGATCCGGATAATGCCCTCTGTGATGGCCCTAACAGCATTCCTCTCAATGAGGTCGAGACCTTACTGGAGCAACTGTTGGCTATACGGGAAACTGTGCAGAAAGTGACTGATAACTTAGCAAATTGATAAGATGCCGGAATATTCTGATTGTGCATTGCGGGAGTCTCTTCGTGAACGGGCCATGAAGCGGGAGCAGCCTATTCTGCGCAGTAATGCTTGGCGAGCTGCTATGATGCAGGCCAAAAAAGTTGAGCTGCTCTTGCTCGATGTAGACGGTGTTCTCACTGATGGCACCCTTTTTTATGGCGCCACAGAAGAAGTAAAGGCCTTTAACACCTTAGATGGCTTTGGCTTGCGGCTTCTCCGTGAGGCTGGAATTGCTGTTGGGATAATTACAGCGCGCAGCTCAGAAGCGGTTTCTCGAAGGGCCAAAGAGCTCAAGTTGGAACATGTCTATACGGACTGTCGTAACAAGAAAGAGGCCTATGTAGCTATTCTTGAACAACAAGGTCTTCTCCCTGAGCAGACAGCCTATATGGGGGATGATTGGCTGGATCTTCCGGTCTTGATGCAGGTAGGTTGCAGCTTTGCTCCTGCTAATGCCGCAGCAGAGGTACGACGCCAGGTTGATTATGTGACAGAAAAAAGCGGAGGGCATGGAGCTGTTCGCGAAGCCTGTGAGCTGATTCTGGAGTCCAAGGACCTTCTTGCCGAGCTCCTGAAGAAATATATGCAGGTCCCCTGATGATAGGAAGTTATCGTAATCTTCTCTGGGTGATACCGGTTGGTGTGCTTGCTACCAGCCCCTTATGGAAAGGATATGTAGGGGATTTCTTGAAGCCGAGAGGTGGCTACGACGAGGTTGCAGAACGGGCCTATCAGGAGCAGTCGCAGGATTTTGTTATGGATGATGTCGTCATCGCCTTTACAACAGAGGGTGTCCAGACATGGACCATTAAGGCTAAGCAGGCGCAAACTGGTGAGACGGACAGGGAAATCCAGATGACGGATGTTGATGCCTTGTATCATAAAAAGGGCGAATCTCCCATCAGTATAATCAGCAAAAAAGGGAAGTACCACATGGATGATCAGCATCTCACCTTAATTGATGATGTTGTGATCGTCAAACCGCTGCAATATGAAGAGATGTACTCCGATCTGCTGCATTATTATGATACCAATAAGATGCTGATCAGTCCTGGAGATGTGGAAATAAAGGGGCCTAAGTTCAATCTTAAGGCGGGTAGGATGGATTATGATGTCTCTTCCGGTGCTTATGATTTTAACAACAGGGTAGAGGTGGTGCTGTAGAGCATATTAACCCTCCCCGAGGGGAGGGTTAATATTAATCGCCTGTTTTATTTCTTTTCTTTTTTCCCATGAGGAGTAATCGTGGGCATCTCTGCCGATTCAGAAGCCGTAGCTTGCTCTGGCTCTGGCGCTTCTATCGGTTTTTCCAGAGTATCTTTCTTTCCTTCTGACTCCTCCTTCTTTTCTTCCTCTGTTGGTTCCTGTTTCGTTTCCTGCTTCTGTGTCTGTGTCTGTGCTTGGGTTTTGGCCGAGCATCCTAAGCGCTTCGCTTTTTCGGCAAAAACAAAGTGATCGTCATGCTCAGATGTGTGGCATTGGAGACAAACCTTTTCATCCGGGATGGTAACAGGTACCTTACCTTGGCCTGCACTATGTGCGGCAGCTGGCCCATGACAGGCCTCGCAACCAACGTTTTTTAACGTTTTAGGAAGCATTAAGAGGAGATTAGCAG is drawn from Candidatus Electrothrix aestuarii and contains these coding sequences:
- a CDS encoding HAD hydrolase family protein; translated protein: MKREQPILRSNAWRAAMMQAKKVELLLLDVDGVLTDGTLFYGATEEVKAFNTLDGFGLRLLREAGIAVGIITARSSEAVSRRAKELKLEHVYTDCRNKKEAYVAILEQQGLLPEQTAYMGDDWLDLPVLMQVGCSFAPANAAAEVRRQVDYVTEKSGGHGAVREACELILESKDLLAELLKKYMQVP
- the kdsA gene encoding 3-deoxy-8-phosphooctulonate synthase gives rise to the protein MKSFTIATVSGGKSVPVGPEHPLLLLAGPCALESGELGWRIATEMKAICERLGISYVFKASFDKANRTSLDSFRGPGLRNGLRQLDRIRQEVGVPVVSDVHETSQMDLAVDALDIIQIPAFLCRQTDLLVAAAKTGKTVNLKKGQFVSPWDMQHAVEKLRAAGCDRILLTERGASFGYNNLVVDMRSLPVMRSFGCPVIFDATHSVQLPGGMGGSSGGQREFIPTLTRAAIAAGIDGLFMEVHPDPDNALCDGPNSIPLNEVETLLEQLLAIRETVQKVTDNLAN
- the lptC gene encoding LPS export ABC transporter periplasmic protein LptC; translation: MIGSYRNLLWVIPVGVLATSPLWKGYVGDFLKPRGGYDEVAERAYQEQSQDFVMDDVVIAFTTEGVQTWTIKAKQAQTGETDREIQMTDVDALYHKKGESPISIISKKGKYHMDDQHLTLIDDVVIVKPLQYEEMYSDLLHYYDTNKMLISPGDVEIKGPKFNLKAGRMDYDVSSGAYDFNNRVEVVL